Proteins encoded in a region of the Dreissena polymorpha isolate Duluth1 chromosome 6, UMN_Dpol_1.0, whole genome shotgun sequence genome:
- the LOC127835572 gene encoding platelet glycoprotein Ib alpha chain-like produces MQEPLPVLSPTLPSLSPTTQNPVTPRSHVALPESYYTEPCPTMPSLSPATQIPVTPRSHPALPESYYTEPCPTLPSLSPTTQKPVTPRSHPALPESYYTEPCPTMPSLSLTTQNPVTPRSQQAIPESYYTDPCPMLPSLSPTTQNPVTPRSQPAIPESYNTDPCNP; encoded by the exons ATGCAAGAACCCCTCCCAGTGCTAA GTCCCACCCTGCCCTCCCTGAGTCCTACTACACAGAACCCTGTAACCCCTAGGTCCCACGTTGCCCTCCCTGAGTCCTACTACACAGAACCCT GTCCCACCATGCCCTCCCTGAGTCCTGCTACACAGATCCCTGTAACCCCTAGGTCCCACCCTGCCCTCCCTGAGTCTTACTACACAGAACCCT GTCCCACCCTGCCATCCCTGAGTCCTACTACACAGAAACCTGTAACCCCTAGGTCCCACCCTGCCCTCCCTGAGTCTTACTACACAGAACCCT GTCCCACCATGCCCTCCCTGAGTCTTACTACACAGAACCCTGTAACCCCTAGGTCCCAACAGGCCATCCCTGAGTCTTACTACACAGATCCCT GTCCCATGCTGCCCTCCCTGAGTCCTACTACACAGAACCCTGTAACCCCTAGGTCCCAACCTGCCATCCCTGAGTCCTACAACACAGATCCCTGTAACCCCTAG